The genomic DNA AACCCGCAGCGAGTTCCAAAGGGAGGAAGGCGCCCAGGGCCAGAGGGTCTCGGCCGGCCAGAGCCGGGGGCGGAGCTAGCGCGGGGGCGGAGCTTTCACACGCACCTCCCCGGCTTCTTCCTCCGCCCGGCAAGGCTCCTACGTCTCAGGCTGCCACTCGGGGGTTTATTTGTTTACAAGCAGATTACGTcagctcctccctctctccccgtCCTCTGGGCCCGCCCCCTGGCGGCCCTTCTTCCCGCCCCCTCCGGCTCCGAATCTGCCTACGTCACAATGGTGCGATCTCCGGATAGGCTGGCGTCCGCCGTCACGCTCCGGGTACGCCACTTCCTTTCCGCAGCGCTATAAAATGAGCTGCACGGCGGCGGCTGCTCTTCGCCCCTCGGAGCTGGAAATGCAACTCTTGGGATCCTCGGAGGCTACCGAGCTGGAGGCGGAGGCGGCTGGGGAGGTCCGAGCGATGTGACCAGGCCGCCGTCGCTcgtccccctctctctctctcccgccgCCTCCTGGcttgaaaataacttttttactctaaaagaaagaaaaaaaaatcccctagaACCAGTAGCCGTCCGCGCCTCACGTCCTCGCTTCCTCTCGGCCGTCGGGTCTGGGCGGGAGCCCGGGGTGGCCGCTCCGCCGTCGGGGCCGCGCCGCCGAGCCCCGGCCGCCCCGGGCCACCCCCGTCCGCCGCCCCCATGCATCCCTTCTACACTCGGGCCGCCACCATGATAGGCGAGATCGCCGCCGCGGTGTCCTTCATCTCCAAGTTCCTCCGCACCAAGGGGCTCACGAGCGAGCGACAGCTGCAGACCTTCAGCCAGAGCCTGCAGGAGCTGCTGGCAGGTGAGCGGGGCGCGGGGCCCGCCGCGGGCCGCCACTAACGGGCGCGTCCCGGtggtggctggggggggggctgggcgGCGGGGCGCCGCGACACGCACAACAAAGGATCCCGAGCGGGGCGACGCGGAACTGCGCCCCGACGGCTACCGGCCCGTTGCGGGGGACAAAAGAGCCAGGGTCCGGCGTCCCGTCGGTCCTCTCCGCCAAGTCACCGCGACCGTTGCGGGGTCGGCGGCTGGACCCCTTGGTGGCTTGTTGCTTCCTTGCCCCGGAGCCGGCCCCGGACCGACGTGCCAGGTCTCCGCACCTCCTATGTTTCTTGCCCATTAATCATCGGATTTGTCACCGGTACAATTACACCCCAGCACAGATCTGGGTTTAGGGTTTCTTGTTCTTCCCCTCGGTGTTAACAGTCCACTGTGGAGTTGTCTTGCCCCCAGCCATAAAGTCTATTGTGTGCGACCCTGGTGGGGTGGAGAAAGTAAACAGGTTCCCGCCCGGCCGCCTGTGCCATCCAGCTAGCTAGCCAGCCCAGGCTGCTCTCGGGATTGCTGTTTTGGCGGCTCAGCTGGCCAGTCCCGGGACAGTGTTTGCCACACTGATAATTTGGAAACCCTGTCTGTTCTTTCTCCATCCTGTCTCAAGAGAGCGAACGCAATCCTGGACATTTGTAAAAGTTGGTGGTTTTCGTTTTCGCTCCTCCGAGCCTAGCAGGAGGAGGAAAGTACCGTACATAACTACCGGTCTAAGCattgtttctctgttctttccttccacacagAACATTACAAACATCACTGGTTCCCAGAAAAGCCGTGCAAGGGATCAGGTTACCGTTGTATTCGCATCAACCATAAGATGGATCCTCTGATTGGACAGGCAGCCCAGCGGATTGGACTGAGCAGTCAAGAGTTGTTCAGGCTTCTCCCAAGTGAACTCACACTCTGGGTTGACCCCTACGAAGTGTCCTACCGAATTGGAGAGGATGGCTCCATCTGTGTGCTGTATGAAGCCTCACCAGCAGGAGGTAGCACTCCAAACAACAGCACCAACGTGCAAATGGTAGACAGCAGAATCAGTTGTAAGGAGGAACTTCTCTTGGGCAGAACAAGCCCTTCCAAAAACTACAATATGATGACTGTATCAGGTTAAGATATAGTCTATGGATGGATCATCTTATAATGGATGGATAAATTTGATTTTTTGCTTTGGGTGGGCTCCTCTTGGGGATGGATTATGGAATTTAAACCATGTCACAGCTGTGAAGACCTGGCACAAGATAGAGtggtaataatttttttttttttaagtgacagtGCCATAGTTTGGACAGTACCTTTCAGTGATTTAAATAGCCTGTGAGTCCAAGTAAAGGATCACTTTAATTGCTAGGGAGTGAAGTCACAGGGTGGTTTCAGTTTCTCCCAGACCTTATACCCAATTTGTCACATCAGTCGATTTAAGGAAAAACCTGTATTTCGAAGAACCCTCCTCTGCAGTCCATCTCGCAGGGGAATTTGCACTATTACACTTGAAAGTTATCAGTAACTTTTTTTGGCAGCTCAATAGGGAAGCTCAATGTTTTAAGCATGGTAGTACTGGAAATTTTACATGGAGACTTTTACCTAGCACTTACatgtataaatgtacataaaGACAAACTAGTACGCATGACCCGGGGAAAATGGTCAGACCTTGTATTGTGTTTTTGGCTTTGAAAGTAGCAAGTGACCAGACTCTGCCGTGGCAACAGGCTTTTAAAAGACCCTTaaaaaagacactgtctcaactgTGGTTGTTAGCACCAGCCAGCTCTCTGTACATTTGCTAGCTTGTAGTTTTCTAAGACTGACTAAACTTCTTATTTTTAGAAAGTGGAGGTCTGGTTTGTAACTTTCCTTGTACTTAATTGGGTAAAAGTCTTTTCCACAAACCACCATCTATTTTGTGAACTTTGTTAGTCATCTTTTATTTGGTAAATTATGAACTGGTGTAAATTTGTACAGTTCATGTATATTGATTGTGGCAAAGTTGTACAGATTTCTATATTTTGGATGagaaatttttcttctctctataATAAATTGTTTCTTATCTTGGCATTTTAACCAATCTCTTGTCATGATTACGGAGGTTCagataaaaaatgtttttctcagaGGTCTTAGGTTTGTAAGCTATGTGAATGTCACTTGCACACTGGTCACGCAGAAAAACACTTTGGGTGAGGAGTGAAGGTGACGATGTGTCCCATTAGGTGTCAGAAGAAACAGGAGtaaggcttttattttattttattttattttattttttcacctcAAGTTAAAAACATGGACACATTCACAAACTAATGATGTCATGAAATGAGGATGACAGACAAAGGTACCCTCTTCCAAAAGTGATGCCACCCTAAGGATCATGAGTCACTGCTTCCTGGTGAAGTGAAGATAGAAAAGTTCCTCTCTGGCCCACCTTTGGCAAACAATTATTTTGCCCCTTGGATTTGTTCCATTAGAAAACCCTGGGGCAGGTGACCTATAGTTTTAAAGAACAGGCTAAGGCACAGCACAGAGATCTGTTGCTTATGCTTTTCATCACCTGCAAGATTTACTAAACCCCTAAGCTGGAATTCGACAACAGGTATGTAAGATGAACTTCTTTTCTCAAAAGTTGAAGCACAGCTCCCAGAGTCCCTGTTTTTATAGCAAGGAAAATTGAACGCTGCAGTGCAGGTTGGTAATGCATACCTCATGGACAAAGATTTGCTAATTTGGGGGGTTctggggatttttttaaaaggtatttggTGGAAATTGAAAGCAGAAATTTGAGTTCTGCTTTACAGTTAAACTAACTGGGTTGGGGGAAGGGCAGTGGTACCTGTAAACGTGTTAATTCTGGGAGTAAATTAATGAAGATTAAATTGCTGAAAGTTGTGGTCTTAAGGCAGTAGTGCAAACAAAAgtgaaggttttcttttttaatctaagattaaaattttctgatatttttatcAGTGATTCAGAAGTACACCACTTAAACATTCCCAGTATTTAAGAATACGAATGATACTCATACACTTTATTAGCAGGCCATTTAGGGaaattttagattttgttttctgagatggtcttttgtgtagctcaggctggcctccactaggtcttcctgcctcagccttcagaatGTAGGCATCGCAGGTGTATGTTACTCCTCCACCCCCCATACTAGGAGTTCAGATTCTTTGTGTTTCTACAAAATAATGGGTCTCATTATGACATTCTTTTCGTACACGTATTTTATCTAGTGCTTTTTTCTGAAAGACCCCTCGTTATCAAACTTGAATTTGAACACTATGCTAAATTATAGTTTAAAATGGGTCTCACCCTACTGCTGGCCAGTAACTCCTCAGTTGCTATTTTACTGGTAGGGCTTTGCCTTAAGACTCTTGAGACCTAAGGCAAAGAGGATGACCCTTCAGACAGTTCAGGTCTATCCTGAAGACCTAAAATTTCTTCATCCTAAATGACATGGAGAACTGTTTTTGATATTGCTATCAGACTTCTtgctacttgaaaaaaaaatagcctaACAAAACTGCCTTTTAGAATTCAAGGGGTGTCTGGCCTGTAAGGCATGCAAATCTCAGACCTACCTAGCATCCAGCTGCTGCTTCCTGTGGCTCTAACCTTCCATTCCCCAGACAACTGAGCAGAGCCTGTGTCTGCAACGCAGTAGCTGCCTGATAGTTCCTGCTCACTGCTTCTGGCCAATGTTTGGCTTTAGCTATTTTGACAAAAAAACCCTTGAGTGTCTCCTGTGCATATCTACTGGTCATTTATGCCAGGTTGTTTTTAAGAGtggtataattttaaaaggtttacactgcctaaattaaaaaaaaatagtcattggAGATCCTCTTAAAAGATGATTATTAAAATTGGGAATTCATAGTTAAGATTATAAGTTTCAGGAATGTTATTTTACAAGTTTTAATCTTTTTCTCCAAAACTaagttgtgttttgctttgtgatCCTACAAGCCTTGacatgtttatgttttgttttgagacaggatgtcgtgtagctcaaggctggccttgaacttgctgtgtagccaaggaagaccagaaattcctgatcctcctgtctccacctgagATTACAGTTATCTACCAGGGAGCCTGGTTTGATGTGGATTGGAGGAAAAGTTATCCTAGAGATAAAAGGATATGACTGTCCCTTATGTTATCTTTACCTTTATTGGAGACATTTCTGTAATTACAGGCTGGAAAGGCCATTTCTAACAGAAAGTAGCTTTCTGTTAGAATTGCATATGAGGTTTCTTTATGTCACTGTAACTCACCCTTTGGCAagtccttttggtttttgagacagggtcccactgtgtATGTTTTACTGGCTTGGAGCtctatatgtagaccaggctggcttggaattctgagatctacctgcttctgcctcccaaatgcttgggATTAAGGGCTTGCACCACCCCTCCTGGTAGTCACTTTGGTTTTGTGTGGGTGTGAAGTATTATGGGATTGAGCTTCACAGTCCAAGGAAGAGAACAGTGGTCCTGAGGTTCATGTTGAATGATTAAAGGTCTCTGGCTCCCCCTCTACTTTAGGCCTAAATATACAAGCTGCTAGACTCTCCATTAACATTTTTTGAGACTTCCTCGTTACAAATTTAACAAGCTGCATTTTGCATGTGAAAGTTCAAAGAAACTTTTGGTGCCTGTGGCTTTCAGATAGGGTGCTTTTTGTAAGCATCAGGGCTTAATTTTGCCAATAGTTTTAGGAAGCATCTGCACCAGAAACTGCAAAGATTTAATTACCTGATGGAGAGCATGCAGAGCCTAAATGCAACCCGCCTTTTTGACATctacttcctttatttttgtgttttgaaggTAACAGGATTAGAAAAGTCTTTTAGAATAAAATGGCTTGTGTTACAAATTGAAATGCTGTGTCAGCCAGGATTTGAGACTTGTGTAAACCAGAGAAATCCATGTCAGTAGTCATTTCTGGTTGTATTTTTAGCTTATACTTAGGTGACAAAACATTGCTAaggtgttgctttttgtttttgagctgCCCCTAGGTAAGTAAGTCTATTAGCTGTGAGGGtggatacctttttttttttctccccatttGTGGAGTATTAACACCAGTGTTTTGACTGCAGTTTTAGTTTGGCTTACTAACTTTATTGCTTAGATTGACAGataggaattaaaaaaataaacttattagaattgtatttgcttttctttttttgaatgcTTCCAAtccatcttgtgtgtgtgtgtgtgtataattttttttttttttttttttttttttttggagacaaagtttctctttggctttggaggctgtcctggaactaactagctcttgtagaccaggctggtcttgaactcacagagatccgcctgcccctgcctcccgagtgctgggattaaaggtgtgtgccaccaacgcccggcccttgTTAGATAATCTTAAAGGAACATTTTGGCATTCAGTTTCTCAGCCTTCACGCTGAGAAGTTCGAGTGGTCACAAGGAATACCAATGTCAAAGAATGATTTGAATCAGCTAAGGTTCATACAAAGGGAAATAGAAACTGGGGGACAACAGGTAAAGGTTTAAGTGACAATGCCTTTTAGGTGTGTCTTGTGTGCTCAACAATCTTAGCTGTTTGGGAATCTGTGGGGAGTAATACACGAACCCTAGGCAAAATTTGAACTGTTTAAATGTGTAGTTTAAAGTGACATTACAGGTTATTGGACCTTCATGGAAACCACCCTTGAGGAATGTGTAGATAAGAAACATAGACTACGATTAtgggtattttaaaaagaaaacaaaccatatCCCTTTTATTTATTAGTAGTTTTATTTATTAGTAGTTTGAAAAAGCACTTTTAAAAAGCTCTTTATTAAAAACCAGTTAACAAtcccatcatcttctcttctACCCTTAGATACTAAAGGCTATTTGTGACCTTATTGTTGGTAGTTCAAGGATGATTAACTGTAGACCAGACCTACAATATCAGCATAAGAACTACCAGGCAGGAAGAAATGGTTGAGTTTGTTGGGTTCCTgtgtttggagactagcttcaaATTAACATTCACAGAGGACACTCACCATGGCTACATTTGTCTTTAGTGAGTCTTTCGATGGTTGCCTCATAGCTGATAacattcttgaaaatatttttgtggttttcatGTGTATTGATGGGGACTGTGTGGAAGTactctgggaggaagaggcaggcgggtctctgctgaattgaggccagcctggtttacaataGCCAGTTCCAGGTCAACAAgggactatacagtgagaccttgtttcaaaaccaCAGGAACCAAACCTATGTCATAATCTCcgtaagcaaacaaaaaactgaacatTTTATTGCTGGGTCTATGATCAACATACtcttcagctcttttttttttttttttttttttttttttcctagattctCACGGAAGCAGATGAAGTATTTGCTTTCCCAAGAATAACTTAAAAATTTTGACATTTGTCCTTTAAGTGGCAAGTCATTCACAATGAACTATTCGAACAATACGACAGGGGTCACCTAACATAATTTTAGTTCATTTGCATATATCATTGTTTATATTAAATTTAGTCATGTTTCAGCCAACAGATACCCAAAATGGTTACTGCTGATTCAAAGTCTACCCCTCTATATTCAATTGTGTATCACAAAAGCTGTCAGGGTCTTTGTAACATTGCTAAGAAGGCTGACTTAATGAAGACAGAGCTGGGCTTAATTATTTCTAGCAGTCACACTGTAGCCAGAAGTCTCtgtacttttttccttttgatctAAGCCATTCCCACATTTTTTGGAAAGTAAGATGACTAACAAATAAATGGACTATTTGAAAAGATTCCATAAATGGGCATAAGTCTAAATTAGTTAGACATGACAGTTACACTGTAAACTAGATTGGGTTTATTTTGTAGTTCTCATTCATGGCAAGGTTGTACCCTTAAGTCAATAAACTAAATGAATTGGTACTCCTATAAATTGTGCTTGTGAGCCTTCTAATGATCAATACATACTGTCATTTGGTCTTTCACCAACTGGGTCAGATTGACAGGTAGGCCAgtaattcttatttttcattttctgtgtagaATAGCCCTGATGCCAAAAAGCTAGTAAACAGCTAGTGTGTAATTTGAAGTCAGGCCCTTCTGAACCCAGAACCAAGCTCTTAGCCATTGGGGCATTGCCTTGTATGGCTTACTTGCCTCATTTCACATTGATGGACTGTGTGATAGAACTTCTCATTGCTGGTTGTCCATCTCTGGTCATTTTCAGGAGGTAAAATGTCCTTGGACAGTTGGCATTTGGTTGTTGGATACATATGGATGGTTGGTACCAGCCTCTGGCTTTGAGTGGTTCCTTAACTTCTGAGTCACTCTGTATATAAAAATGGGGATGCCTGTTGTCCAGGCCGAATAAATGAAGCTACATAGCAGGACGTTGTAAGTACAATGCCTCATCGtggatgccatttttttttttttttttttttttttgaggaggggggttgtgtttcgagacagggtttccctgtggctttggaggctgtctaggaactagctcttatagaccaggctagtctccaactcacagagatccagctgcatctgcctcccaagtgctgggactaaaggcatgcaccaccactgcccggcatcaATTTAATATAGCAAGTTCGGTTTTCCCATCCACTGTTCCATCATTTCTTAAAGTCCACTTAGACAGGACCTGCAAGAAAtggacttttgtttttaaactcagagagggaaggaaatgagTTGCTTCCCTTTTGAGAAGACTGGACCTTCAGATAGCCCAGGTCTTCATCTTTATTTCACAGCCTTTTCTGAGCTAGATTTTTATCATGGCTCAGAGCAAATTTTTTCAGTTGAAAAGGTGAAGCTCTTTCAGATCCTCTGTCTAAACTTCATAGGAATTAAATTGAGAGACAGAGTCATTCTACCCAGTGTGTGTAACAGTGTAATCCCTGTGGGAGCAGTTTGCATCCATTCTGCTGTTCCGGCCGCAGTGGTCCTCCCtatgtggaagaaggaagttgACTTCTTCCAGGCTTTATAGTCCTTGCAACCATTTGTATTCAACTGCACTTTTTACAGACAGAACAAACAGTGGCTCTCAATCTTGTCTTAATCTGGAGTGCTCCCAGGGCTTCCCTGACTGCAAGAAAAGCAGCCTTTTGCCAAGTTAGCTGCTTGGGGTTGGGTTTCTTCTTGTGTAACCAAGTGAAGTGTTGGCTTGAGTCACCGCTTAGTGTCACTGATTTCCCCTGGTCAGTCATGAATGAGTCATTGACTGTGGGCTCCTCCAGTGTCTCCTCCTGCTAAGTGACAATAGCCTCACTGAGCACTTGTATGCTCGCCTGTGTGTCAGCACCACACATTTGCATGCATCAAGTGGATAACAGCCAGCCAGGTTTGTGTTAATTTATTTTGCAATAAGTAGGGGAAAAGGAACTCACTCCCCACTTGACTAAATAAAGCCTTTTACTTTgtaggcaggcctcaaactctgatcttcctcagccttctgaacATTTGGGGTTGTAGGTATTTGTCATCAGGCCTGAGAaggggctttttgtttggttgcatgatttgatttttgagacaggatctcactctgtagctctggtttGCATGgaagtcactgtgtagaccagtctggctttgaatttagaGACCTACCtaccctcagcctcctgagtgctgggattaaaggcattggccaCTCTTGGCTGTGGGGCCCATTTTAAGAGCACTGATTTAAAGGAAAGAGGCTCTGTCCTTTTAGAGTGTTACCTCTGACTTTGAGGGGGAAACAAAATTATGTAACTTTtaccttctttatttttaatctttaaatttcttatttgtgTTGTATATAAGTGTGTTGGTGGTgtacatgtagagatcagagaacaactttggggtgtctttctctatccaccatatgggttccagggtcaccaggcttggtggcacgtTGTGTTGTTTCTGAAAGCCCCTTTATGGCTCAAGGGTTATGACTCAGTTGTGTCCTGTAATGAGAAAGATGGAGGTAGGAGACTGAGTTTGgaagtaaatagaaaaaaattagctGACCAGTGTTATTAGAAGTTGCCCTTTGAAATACCAGTTATGGTTAAAGAATTAAGGAGGGGCCACTTAATATAAAACAAGGTATATGCCACATTTCTCCTAAACCCAGGTTCTTGGGTTTTCCCCATTACTCTGTAAGTTTGTGAATTCTAAGTCTTCTGGATATTTTCAGATTCTTAAGATAAAACCGGCATATTATTGTCCTATTACTGGACCTTTTGCAGTCAGTGAAAAGAGTGTTCCTAAGTGCCAAGTATTATACTAAACACTGGGGCATAAAAATAAAGTCACTATCTCTGCTTTCATAGACCAAGGATGGCCAGGAttggtaatgcacacctttaatcccagcactcaggaggcagaggcgggtggatggatctgtgtgagttcaaggccagcctggtttacaaagcaagttccaggacaactagagctACATAacaaaagagaccctgtctcaacaaaacaaagtcaAGAGTGAGAATGCTGTGACACAGGGAGCTGGgcggggagaaggagaggggagagaagagaaatgccTACCAAATTGCAGAATCTTTACCTGAACTGCCACATGCTAAGGGAAAACTGTCCAGGTGGCACAGTGAGCTGGGTTGACATGACTGCCCCAGAAAGCTTTCCCAGAGGAGGGACACTGGAACTCAAGTTCTATAggcacttggggggggggcaaacaaCAGGGAGCCCGCAGAATCTGCTGAAGAAAAACTGAAGGAGCCAGGCCCATGCTGGAGTGATCATGTCATCTGATTGATGCATCTATCAACCAAACTGTGACTCTTTAAAGAGTCATTTGTATTCTTTAGAGTAAAAGAGGGGCTGTTAGTAATTAAAGACTACATGCATTGGCCAAGGCCCATGGCCCCTTCCCTTTTGTAGGCTGTGTCCACAGTATTAACTTTGGAGGGCTGACAATCAACTTCATGCTGCCTTCCTAAGAATGTGTCAAGCAAGGACTTATACACCTTAGCAGGTCCAGAATGGAGCCAGAAAGAATTTCAAGGGGGGCTTTCTGGGATCAGTGAA from Cricetulus griseus strain 17A/GY chromosome 1 unlocalized genomic scaffold, alternate assembly CriGri-PICRH-1.0 chr1_0, whole genome shotgun sequence includes the following:
- the Btg1 gene encoding protein BTG1 isoform X2 encodes the protein MHPFYTRAATMIGEIAAAVSFISKFLRTKGLTSERQLQTFSQSLQELLAEHYKHHWFPEKPCKGSGYRCIRINHKMDPLIGQAAQRIGLSSQELFRLLPSELTLWVDPYEVSYRIGEDGSICVLYEASPAGGSTPNNSTNVQMVDSRISCKEELLLGRTSPSKNYNMMTVSG